A single Streptomyces mirabilis DNA region contains:
- a CDS encoding aromatic ring-hydroxylating dioxygenase subunit alpha, whose amino-acid sequence MPHLTAFARNQWYVAAYSHEVGRELLGRTILGEPLVFYRTEDDGTAVALADRCVHRRFPLSESRLDGDRIVCGYHGFTYDTTGSCVYVPGQKRIPRTARVASYPVVEQDSFVWVWFGDPALADPGSVPRARHMDSPDWTTVCGMEPIDADYGLLVDNLLDLSHETYLHGGYIGTPEVAETPITTEVDEGAGVVRVSRHMDDAECPPFYARSTGIEGRITRWQDIEYHAPCLYLLHSRIAPVGVLPEADGSDPNGFHTEITYAITPSSDGHVYDFWAVSRDFAKEDEEVTTFLRDFNHTVVMQDVDALNLLQKTLGTERTGYQELSINIDTGGLAARRILARLVEEGDKPMEKVL is encoded by the coding sequence ATGCCTCACTTGACCGCCTTCGCCAGGAACCAGTGGTACGTCGCCGCCTACTCGCACGAGGTCGGGCGGGAGTTGCTCGGGCGGACGATCCTCGGTGAACCGCTCGTCTTCTACCGGACCGAGGACGACGGGACGGCCGTCGCCCTGGCGGACCGTTGTGTGCACCGCCGCTTCCCGCTCTCGGAGAGCCGGCTCGACGGTGACAGGATCGTGTGCGGGTACCACGGGTTCACGTACGACACGACCGGCAGCTGTGTGTACGTGCCGGGGCAAAAACGCATACCGCGCACGGCCCGGGTCGCCTCGTACCCCGTCGTCGAGCAGGATTCGTTCGTCTGGGTCTGGTTCGGCGACCCGGCGCTCGCCGACCCGGGGTCCGTCCCCCGCGCCCGGCACATGGACTCGCCGGACTGGACCACCGTCTGCGGCATGGAGCCCATCGACGCCGACTACGGGCTGCTGGTCGACAATCTGCTCGACCTCTCGCACGAGACGTATCTGCACGGCGGATACATCGGCACCCCCGAGGTCGCCGAGACGCCGATCACCACCGAGGTCGACGAGGGCGCGGGAGTCGTACGGGTCAGCAGGCACATGGACGACGCCGAGTGTCCGCCGTTCTACGCCCGTTCGACCGGCATCGAGGGCCGGATCACCCGCTGGCAGGACATCGAGTACCACGCGCCGTGCCTGTATCTGCTGCACAGCCGGATCGCCCCGGTCGGGGTGCTGCCCGAGGCGGACGGCAGCGACCCGAACGGCTTCCACACCGAGATCACCTACGCGATCACTCCGTCGAGCGACGGCCATGTCTACGACTTCTGGGCGGTCTCCCGGGACTTCGCGAAGGAGGACGAGGAAGTCACCACGTTCCTGCGGGACTTCAACCACACCGTGGTGATGCAGGACGTGGACGCGCTCAACCTGCTGCAGAAGACGCTCGGCACCGAGCGGACGGGCTACCAGGAGCTGAGCATCAACATCGACACCGGCGGTCTCGCGGCCCGCCGCATCCTCGCCCGCCTGGTCGAGGAGGGCGACAAGCCGATGGAGAAGGTCCTGTGA
- a CDS encoding metallophosphoesterase family protein produces MTGYYDSHDSAPAGDTEQPAAEHGMSRRQLIRHAGWFGGAVVLTVASGEVISHIADSRETNSMAAAGATAAANGSLRFVQVSDSHIGFQGPANTDVVGSFTEAINQVNSLGFRPDFVMHSGDLTHLSTAGQFDQVKQMLTGMQTDRVFTVPGEHDSIGDAGRAYRKTFGMGTLGDGWYSFDTHGVHFIALVNTLSLEKLGHLGNDQIDFVRKDIAGLSSDTPIVVFSHIPLFAMYPKWGWSTDDALKVIALLRRFSSVTCLNGHVHQLFTKTDGNITFHSATTTAYPLPKPGRGPAPTPQVVPARQLKDALGIRTVGYRQGDRELAIKDQRLA; encoded by the coding sequence TGACCGGCTACTACGACAGTCACGACAGTGCACCGGCCGGCGATACCGAGCAGCCCGCCGCGGAGCACGGTATGTCCCGGCGCCAGCTCATCCGCCACGCGGGGTGGTTCGGCGGCGCCGTGGTGCTGACCGTGGCCAGTGGAGAGGTGATCAGCCACATCGCCGACTCCCGGGAGACCAACTCCATGGCCGCCGCCGGCGCCACCGCGGCGGCGAACGGCTCGCTGCGGTTCGTACAGGTCTCCGACAGCCATATCGGGTTCCAGGGCCCGGCGAACACGGACGTGGTCGGCTCATTCACCGAAGCGATCAACCAGGTCAACTCGCTCGGATTCAGACCCGACTTCGTCATGCACAGCGGCGACCTGACCCACCTGTCCACGGCCGGCCAGTTCGACCAGGTCAAGCAGATGCTGACCGGTATGCAGACAGACCGTGTCTTCACCGTACCGGGCGAGCACGACTCCATCGGCGATGCAGGCCGCGCCTACCGGAAGACCTTCGGCATGGGCACGCTCGGCGATGGCTGGTACAGCTTCGACACCCACGGCGTGCACTTCATCGCCCTGGTCAACACCCTGAGCCTGGAGAAGCTCGGCCATCTCGGCAACGACCAGATCGACTTCGTCCGCAAGGACATCGCCGGACTGTCGTCGGACACCCCCATCGTGGTCTTCAGCCACATCCCGCTGTTCGCCATGTACCCGAAGTGGGGCTGGAGCACCGATGACGCCCTCAAGGTCATCGCCCTCCTGCGCCGCTTCTCCTCCGTCACCTGTCTCAACGGGCACGTCCACCAGCTGTTTACCAAGACAGACGGCAACATCACCTTCCACTCCGCCACCACCACCGCCTACCCCCTGCCCAAACCGGGCCGTGGCCCCGCCCCCACTCCGCAGGTCGTCCCCGCCCGGCAGCTCAAGGACGCACTCGGCATCCGCACCGTCGGCTACCGCCAAGGCGACCGCGAACTGGCCATCAAGGATCAGAGGCTGGCATGA